Proteins encoded by one window of Streptococcus suis S735:
- the recO gene encoding DNA repair protein RecO translates to MERIETRGLVLYNRNFREDDKLVKIFTEKAGKRMFFVKHASKSKLVASIQPLTYADFIVKINDDGLSYIEDFHQVQPFKNINGDIFKLSYATYILALADAALQDKVYDPALFAFLVKTLDLMESGLDYEVLTNIFEIQLLGRFGISLNFHECAFCHRVGLPFDYSYKYSGVLCPQHYQQDERRAYLDPNVPYLLDQFQAISFDELETISIKPEMKRKLRFFIDQLYEEYVGIHLKSKKFIDDLSSWGQIMKPRTENEETE, encoded by the coding sequence ATGGAACGAATTGAAACCAGGGGATTAGTCCTATATAATCGGAATTTTCGAGAAGATGACAAGCTGGTCAAGATTTTTACAGAGAAGGCTGGTAAGCGAATGTTTTTCGTGAAACATGCCTCTAAATCCAAGCTGGTAGCTTCTATCCAGCCTTTGACCTATGCGGATTTTATCGTTAAAATCAATGATGATGGGCTGTCTTATATCGAAGATTTTCATCAGGTACAGCCCTTTAAGAATATTAACGGTGATATTTTCAAGCTTAGCTATGCTACCTATATCTTGGCCTTGGCCGATGCGGCCTTGCAGGACAAGGTCTATGACCCAGCTCTCTTTGCTTTTTTGGTCAAGACCTTGGACTTGATGGAGTCAGGTTTGGACTACGAAGTTCTGACCAATATCTTTGAAATTCAGCTCTTGGGTCGATTTGGGATCAGTCTGAATTTTCACGAGTGTGCTTTTTGTCATCGGGTTGGCTTGCCTTTTGACTATTCCTACAAGTACAGCGGTGTCTTGTGTCCGCAACACTATCAACAAGATGAGCGACGGGCTTATCTGGATCCAAATGTTCCCTATCTACTTGATCAATTTCAGGCTATTTCCTTTGATGAGCTGGAAACCATTTCCATCAAGCCTGAGATGAAGCGAAAATTACGGTTTTTTATTGACCAGCTGTACGAGGAATATGTGGGGATTCACTTGAAATCCAAGAAATTTATAGATGATTTGTCTTCTTGGGGGCAGATTATGAAACCAAGAACAGAAAATGAGGAAACAGAATGA